In Embleya scabrispora, the DNA window GGCAGCCGCTGGGTGGCCACCGCCGACCTCAAGGCGTTGCGCTTCCCGGAAGACAGCGACGTCGTACCCGCCATCGGGGCCGGCTCCTACGTCGCGATCTACTGGATCAACGACGGCCAGTTCGACGAGTGGAACGCGTGGGCCGTCGACCAGGTCAACTGGCTCTACGGCAACGACCGCGGCTTCCAGCACCGGGTGCACGCGCACACCGCCATGTACCTGCACGACAACCGCTGGTACCGCGACGAGGACCCGGTCCCGCTGGAACTCGCGCTCGACCGCAACTATCAGGGCCTGGTCTCGCTCGCCGTACAGCGCGAGGAGGGCGTCTCCCAGGAGGACCTGGAGAAGTGGTTCTCCACCCACCTGCCGGACTTCCTGCGCGAGTCCCCGATCGCCTCGGTCGCCGCCTGGACCGCGGTCCCGCTCAAGGACGACGCGCCCGCCTTCGTCCCGCGCGACCCGAACGCCGCCACACGCAGCATGCAGCTCTACTTCCTCGAGGGCGACCCGCGCGAAAGCTGGGACACCTTCCGCGAGTGGGCCGCGCGCATCGACGCCTCCGGCATCGGCCGGGTCACCTACTGCGCCCCATGGATCCCCACCGTGGTCGGCACCGACACCTACACCGACCGACTCTGGGACTGACCCACACCCCCTCCCGCGCCGTCGACGGACTCGGACCCGAATCCGACCCGTCGACGGCACGGCGACCGACCCAAGCGTCAACGCAGTCGGCTGTGCCTGGCCCCGTAGAAGAAGTAGACGGCGAACCCGGCCACCATCCACACCAGGAACCGCAGCCACGTCTCGCCGCTGAGGTTGATCATCAACCACAACGTGGCCAGCATCGACAGAATCGGCAACCACGGCACCAGCGGCACCCGGAACGCACGCGGCAACTCCGGCCTGGTCCGGCGCAGGATCAATACGCTCGCCGCGACCACCAGGAACGCGAACAGCGTCCCGATGTTGACCATCACGTCGATCTCGTGGATCGGGGTGAACCCGGCGATCGCCGCGACCACCACCGCGATCAGCATCGTACTGACATGCGGCGTGCCGTACTTGGGATGCACCCTGGCGAACAGCGGCGGCAGCAGCCCGTCCCGGCTCATCGCGAAGAAGACCCGGCTCTGCCCCATCATCAAGATCATGCACACCGTGGTCAGCCCGGCCACCGCGCCGATGCTGATGATCGTCGCGATCCAGCCCTTGTCGACCGACCGGAACGCCTCCGCCAACGGCGCGGCGGAGGACAACATGTCGTAGCGCTGCATCCCCACCACGACCAGGGACACCGAGACGTACAGGATCGTGCAGATCACCAGCGAGCCGAGGATCCCGATCGGCATGTCGCGCTGCGGCTTGCGGGTCTCCTCGGCGGCGGTGGCGACCACGTCGAAGCCGATGTACGCGAAGAACACCAGCGCCGCGCCGGAGAAGATCCCCATCGCGCCGTAGATCTGCGGCTCGAACCCGAACAGGGTCTGCACCAGCGGCGCCTTGAGCCCGCCGTGACCCGACGACGGCGGCTGCGAATCGGGCACGAACGGGTTGTAGTTGCCGGACTTGACGAAGAACAGCCCGGCGAAGATCACGAGCAGCACGATCGCGATCTTGATGGTGACCATCACGAGGTTGAACCTCGCCGACAGCTTGACCCCGAACACGAGGATCGCCGCGACGCCGAGCACCAGCAGCAGCGCCGGCAGGTTGACCTTGCCTCCGTCGCCCGGCGCGGCGGTGATCGCCTCGGGCAGTTCGAGGCCCGCCTGTGAGAGCAGCGAGTTCAGATACCCCGACCAGCCGATCGAGACCACCCCGACGCCGAGCGCGAGTTCGAGGATCAGGTCCCATCCGATGATCCACGCGGGCAGTTCGCCGAGCGTGGTGTAGGAGAACGTGTACGCGGAACCCGCCACCGGGACCGTGGACGCGAACTCGGCGTAACACAGCGCGGCGAGCCCGCAGACGACCCCCGCCAGCACGAAGGACAGCGCGACCGCGGGGCCGGCGTAGTCCTTCGCCGCCGTGCCGGTGAGCACGAAGATGCCCGTGCCGACCACCACGCCGACCCCGAAGACCATCAGGTCCAGGGCGGACAACTCCCGGCGCAGGCCGTGCCCTTCGGGTTCGTCGGTGTCCTGGATGGACTGTTCGATGTTCTTGGTCCGAAACAAAGCGTTGGCCATGGCAACACCTCCTGGTGGCGGAGACCGTTGCCATGATCGGGGCTTTCACTCCTGTTTACGGGGGACCGATCCTCGGCGCGTCAGGGTGATCTCCATACTCGTCGCCGTCGCGCCCCGAAGTCGCCGCCCGCACTCGCACCTCGAAGCCGCCGCCCGCGCTCGCCCCCAAAAGGCCTCCCACTCGCATCCGAACACGCAAAAACGGCCCCGGGGCGCGGAACGGGAAGGTGTACCCCTCCAGTTCCGCGCCCCGGGGCCGTCGTGGCGCGAGCCGTGCCCTCGGTCAGGCCGTCGTCTCGTGCTGCTCGGCGTCGGCGTCGGCGGTCTTGGACGCGATCTCCTCGACCACCTGGCGCGAGATGTCCTGGGCGTTCAGCCCGATCCGCGCCAGCACCTCGTCCCGCTCGGCGTGGTCCAGGAACTCCTGCGGGATGCCGAAGTCGCGCAGCGGCACGTCCACCCGGGCGTCGCGCATCGACTGGGCGATCGCCGCGCCGACACCGCCGGCGCGGCCGTTGTCCTCGATGGTGACCACGAGCCGGTGCCGGGCCGCGAGCGGCGCGAGGCCGGCCGGTACGGGCTTGACCCAGCGCGGGTCGACCACGGTCGCCGCGATGCCCTGGTCGGCGAGCCGGTCGGCGACCTCGATCCCGGTCTCGGCCATCTGCCCGACGGTCACGATCAGCACGTCGCCGCCCTCGCCGCCGCCGTTGCGCTCGGGGCCGGTGCGGCGCAGTACGTCCATGCCGTCGATCCGGCCGATCGCCTCGATGTCGGGGCCCACCGCGCCCTTGCCGAAGCGCACCACGGTCGGCGCGTCGTCGACGTCCATCGCCTCGCGCAGTTGGGCACGCACCTGCGTGGCGTCACGCGGCGCGGCCAGCCGCAGCCCCGGGACGACTTGGAGGATCGACATGTCCCACATGCCGTTGTGGCTGGCCCCGTCCGGCCCGGTCACCCCGGCGCGGTCGAGCACGAACGTCACCCCGCACCGGTGCAGCGCGACGTCCATCAGCACCTGGTCGAAGGCGCGGTTGAGGAAGGTCGCGTACACCGCGACCACCGGGTGCAGCCCGCCGGTTGCCAGGCCCGCCGCCGAGGTGACCGCGTGCTGCTCGGCGATTCCGACGTCGAACACCCGCTCGGGATACTTCGCGGCGAACTTGTGCAGCCCGACCGGGATCAGCATCGCGGCGGTGATGCCCACGACGTCCTCCCGCTCGTCGGCGACGGCGACCATCTCGTCGGCGAACACCGACGTCCACGACGCGCCCGACTTCTTCACCGGCAGGCCGGTCTCGGGGTGGATCACGCCGACCGAGTGGAACTGGTCGGCCGCGTCGTTGACCGCGTGCGCGTAGCCCTTGCCCTTTTGGGTGATCGCGTGCACGATCACCGGCCCGCCGAAGCCGCGGGCCCGACGCAGCGCGTTCTCCACGGCCTCGACGTCGTGCCCGTCGATCGGGCCGACGTACTTCAGGCCCAGGTCCTCGAACAGGCCCTGCGGCGCGACCGCGTCCTTGAGGCCCTTCTTGGCGCCGTGCAGCATGTCGTAGACCGGGCCGCCGACGACCGGGGTGCGGCCCAGGACGCCCTTGCCCCACTCCAGGAACCGCTCGTAGCCGCGCGTGGTGCGCAGCGTCGCCAGGTGGTCGGCCAGGCCGCCCTGGGTGGGACCGTAGGAGCGCTCGTTGTCGTTGACGACGATGATCACCGGCCGGTCCTTGGCCGCGGCGATGTTGTTCAGCGCCTCCCATGCCATGCCGCCGGTGAGCGCGCCGTCGCCGATCACCGCGACCACGTGCCGGTCGCTCTGGCCGCGCACCTGGTGGGCCTTGGCCAGGCCGTCGGCCCAGGACAACACCGTGGAGGCGTGCGAGTTCTCGATCACGTCGTGCTCGGACTCGGCGCGGCTGGGGTAGCCCGACAGGCCGTCGGCCTGACGGAGCCGGTCGAATCCGTCCTTGCGACCGGTCACGATCTTGTGCACGTAGCTCTGGTGTCCGGTGTCGAAGAGGATCTTGTCGCGCGGGGACTCGAACACCCGGTGCATCGCGATGGTCAACTCGACCACACCGAGGTTGGGACCCAGGTGTCCGCCGGTCTTGGCGACGGACTCCACCAGGAAGGTGCGGATCTCGTCCGCGAGCTGTGCGAGCTGCTCGGGCGAGAGGGCTTTGAGATCACGGGGTCCTCGAATGCCGTCCAGCAGGGCCACCCGTTCCTCCTTCATCGGATCCGTCACCGCCCCCACGGGTGTGCGTGCGGGAGAGGCGTCCATCGAGTCTAGACGCGGCGGTGCCGGCGGATGGTTCGCATCGGCCCACCGCGCCGCGCCATCCGTGCGGCGCGGCTCACATCGCGGCGCCCGCGATCTGCGGCTCGGACGTGCGTTCGATCGCGAAGGGGGTCATCTCGCTCATCACCATCGCCATCGCGCCCAGCACCTCGGCGCGCTCGCCGAGCGAGCCGGTGACCACGGACAATCGGCGCGAAGCGCTGGGGATGGCGTAGCGGCCGACCGACTCGACGATCGGCGCGATCAGCAGGTCGCCGGCGCCCGCGAGGTCGCCTCCGAGGATGATCCGTTGCGGATTGAGCAGGTTCGTCAGGCTGGCCACGCCCACTCCGACGTGCCGGCCGGCGTCCGCGACCACCCGGCGACACCCCGCGTCGCCGGCCCTGGCGAGTTCGATCATGCGTTGGATGGTCAGGTCGGTGCCGTGGCTGCCGCGCAGCAGGTCCAGGAGGTAGGAGGCGTTGGTGAAGGTCTCCAGGCAGCCCCGGTTGCCGCAGCGGCACACCGGGCCG includes these proteins:
- a CDS encoding amino acid permease, encoding MANALFRTKNIEQSIQDTDEPEGHGLRRELSALDLMVFGVGVVVGTGIFVLTGTAAKDYAGPAVALSFVLAGVVCGLAALCYAEFASTVPVAGSAYTFSYTTLGELPAWIIGWDLILELALGVGVVSIGWSGYLNSLLSQAGLELPEAITAAPGDGGKVNLPALLLVLGVAAILVFGVKLSARFNLVMVTIKIAIVLLVIFAGLFFVKSGNYNPFVPDSQPPSSGHGGLKAPLVQTLFGFEPQIYGAMGIFSGAALVFFAYIGFDVVATAAEETRKPQRDMPIGILGSLVICTILYVSVSLVVVGMQRYDMLSSAAPLAEAFRSVDKGWIATIISIGAVAGLTTVCMILMMGQSRVFFAMSRDGLLPPLFARVHPKYGTPHVSTMLIAVVVAAIAGFTPIHEIDVMVNIGTLFAFLVVAASVLILRRTRPELPRAFRVPLVPWLPILSMLATLWLMINLSGETWLRFLVWMVAGFAVYFFYGARHSRLR
- the dxs gene encoding 1-deoxy-D-xylulose-5-phosphate synthase, encoding MKEERVALLDGIRGPRDLKALSPEQLAQLADEIRTFLVESVAKTGGHLGPNLGVVELTIAMHRVFESPRDKILFDTGHQSYVHKIVTGRKDGFDRLRQADGLSGYPSRAESEHDVIENSHASTVLSWADGLAKAHQVRGQSDRHVVAVIGDGALTGGMAWEALNNIAAAKDRPVIIVVNDNERSYGPTQGGLADHLATLRTTRGYERFLEWGKGVLGRTPVVGGPVYDMLHGAKKGLKDAVAPQGLFEDLGLKYVGPIDGHDVEAVENALRRARGFGGPVIVHAITQKGKGYAHAVNDAADQFHSVGVIHPETGLPVKKSGASWTSVFADEMVAVADEREDVVGITAAMLIPVGLHKFAAKYPERVFDVGIAEQHAVTSAAGLATGGLHPVVAVYATFLNRAFDQVLMDVALHRCGVTFVLDRAGVTGPDGASHNGMWDMSILQVVPGLRLAAPRDATQVRAQLREAMDVDDAPTVVRFGKGAVGPDIEAIGRIDGMDVLRRTGPERNGGGEGGDVLIVTVGQMAETGIEVADRLADQGIAATVVDPRWVKPVPAGLAPLAARHRLVVTIEDNGRAGGVGAAIAQSMRDARVDVPLRDFGIPQEFLDHAERDEVLARIGLNAQDISRQVVEEIASKTADADAEQHETTA